In Asanoa sp. WMMD1127, one genomic interval encodes:
- a CDS encoding chorismate-binding protein: protein MSNHGPVGVGTLPDFATRVAGSGKPCTLRIRERSRWEWRSTDGGDPAQHLEDFLAADGLDVRSLTSPSLSRSVAENQSGSVCGAAILISAAGAAAMLPRGPVARPTPAPAIPDLVAVVYEHADVPDAPATTNRNVVRTHGHVPSMPLISAKESGRSPLGGTAGWQLGEWRPSWTPAQHAAAVTAVRAAIGRGDVYQVNVVGHASAPYVGDPLPALARLSELPGARYGGLLSGAGWAVGCASPETLIQVVDGRAITRPIKGTRAATKAGRRELLGSAKERAEHIMIVDLERNDLARVARTGSVRVDELFAIRRWVDLWQAESVVSADLADGIGLADLLRATCPGGSVTGAPKLAALQHIAALEPVGRGPSMGALGWIDASGNLDLGLTIRTAAADADRLHLWAGGGITWDSDPAAEVAEAAAKAAPIRRLLASS, encoded by the coding sequence ATGAGTAACCATGGGCCGGTCGGAGTGGGAACGCTTCCAGACTTCGCTACCCGTGTCGCTGGTAGCGGCAAGCCGTGCACTCTCCGTATAAGAGAGCGCTCCAGATGGGAGTGGCGCTCTACGGACGGTGGCGATCCGGCTCAGCATCTCGAAGATTTCCTCGCTGCCGACGGACTGGACGTGCGGTCCCTGACATCCCCAAGCCTGTCACGCTCCGTAGCCGAAAACCAGTCCGGATCGGTCTGCGGCGCCGCCATTCTGATCTCCGCAGCGGGGGCTGCGGCGATGCTCCCGCGTGGCCCTGTGGCCAGGCCCACCCCGGCGCCGGCGATCCCGGACCTCGTGGCCGTGGTATACGAGCACGCCGACGTCCCTGATGCGCCTGCGACTACGAACAGGAACGTGGTCCGCACGCATGGTCACGTACCCTCGATGCCGCTGATTTCCGCAAAAGAATCTGGCCGGAGTCCGCTGGGTGGGACGGCCGGCTGGCAGCTGGGGGAGTGGCGCCCGAGCTGGACGCCGGCGCAGCACGCGGCGGCGGTGACGGCGGTCCGGGCGGCGATCGGCCGGGGCGACGTCTACCAGGTCAACGTCGTGGGCCACGCGTCGGCGCCGTACGTCGGGGACCCGCTGCCGGCCCTGGCCCGACTGAGCGAGCTGCCGGGCGCGCGCTACGGCGGCCTGCTCAGCGGCGCCGGCTGGGCGGTCGGCTGCGCGTCGCCGGAGACGCTGATCCAGGTGGTGGACGGCAGAGCGATCACCCGCCCGATCAAGGGCACCCGCGCCGCGACCAAGGCCGGCCGGCGCGAGCTGCTCGGCTCCGCGAAGGAGCGCGCCGAGCACATCATGATCGTCGACCTGGAACGCAACGATCTCGCGCGCGTGGCCCGGACCGGTTCGGTACGGGTGGACGAGCTCTTCGCGATCCGCCGCTGGGTCGACCTGTGGCAGGCGGAGTCCGTCGTCTCCGCCGACCTGGCCGACGGAATCGGCCTGGCCGACCTGCTCCGTGCCACCTGCCCCGGCGGCTCGGTCACCGGCGCCCCGAAGCTGGCGGCCCTGCAGCACATCGCCGCCCTGGAACCGGTCGGCCGAGGCCCCAGCATGGGCGCCCTGGGCTGGATCGACGCCTCGGGCAATCTCGACCTGGGCCTCACGATCCGCACAGCGGCCGCGGACGCGGACCGCCTGCACCTCTGGGCCGGCGGCGGCATCACCTGGGACAGCGACCCAGCCGCCGAGGTAGCCGAAGCAGCAG
- a CDS encoding DUF5999 family protein produces the protein MCQHQPTCPSAEAVDRDAARALAAFPEQGWSLLCNGVILFEDTGELLPDGRTIAPHRGPARHALAAA, from the coding sequence ATGTGCCAGCACCAACCGACCTGTCCCTCCGCCGAAGCGGTTGACCGCGACGCCGCCCGGGCCCTAGCCGCGTTCCCGGAGCAGGGCTGGAGCCTGCTCTGCAACGGCGTGATCCTCTTCGAGGACACCGGCGAACTGCTCCCCGACGGCCGCACGATCGCCCCGCACCGCGGCCCCGCCCGCCACGCCCTCGCGGCAGCCTGA
- the gcvP gene encoding aminomethyl-transferring glycine dehydrogenase gives MTQFADRHIGPDRDSERRMLDTVGYGTVDELMDAAIPEVIRWHGTLVLPPAASEAEVIAELRGLADRNTVNVSMIGLGYYGTHTPAVIRRNVLESPAWYTAYTPYQPEISQGRLEALLNFQTMVSDLTGLATANASMLDEGTAVAEAMTLARRSSKSKSPVYVVDADTLPQTLAVIEGRAEPLGITVSVVDLSAGPSALPAEFFGLHLQYPGASGAVRDDEALVAAAHEVGALVSVAADLLALTLLRAPGEIGVDIAAGTTQRFGVPMGFGGPHAGYLAVRAGLERMLPGRLVGVSRDADGAPAYRLALQTREQHIRREKATSNICTAQVLLAVLASMYAVYHGPDGLREIARRTHASAARLAAGLRAGGVTVESDAFFDTVTASVPGRAAAVVAAAAARGVNLRQVDADRVGIACDETTTPAHLAIVWSAFGVPAYTGDVSSALPAALSRTTEFLTHPVFHAHRSETAMLRYLRRLSDLDYALDRGMIPLGSCTMKLNATTEMEPISWPEFADIHPHAPAAQTEGYRSLITSLESWLAEVTGYDAVSVQPNAGSQGELAGLLAIRGYHRSRGDHERDVCLIPSSAHGTNAASAVMAGMRVVVVACDDDGNIDLVDLDAKIAAHASRLAAIMVTYPSTHGVYETGIASLCAKVHDAGGQVYVDGANLNALVGFAKPGRFGADVSHLNLHKTFCIPHGGGGPGVGPIGVRGHLAPFLPGDPLGATASRTSHSARAGGTAGGAAVSAARHGSAGILPIPWAYLRMMGAEGLTRATGAAVLAANYVAVRLREHYPVLYSGNKGLVAHECILDLRPLTKATGVSVDDVAKRLIDYGFHAPTMSFPVAGTLMVEPTESEDLAELDRFCDAMIAIREEIAQVAAGTWPRDDNPLRNAPHTAAMVSDDEWTHAYPRSVAAYPFGVSRVGKYWAPVRRIDGAFGDRNLVCACPPPEAFE, from the coding sequence ATGACCCAGTTCGCAGACCGCCACATCGGGCCTGACCGCGACAGCGAACGCCGGATGCTCGACACGGTCGGCTACGGCACCGTCGACGAGCTCATGGACGCCGCCATCCCCGAGGTGATCCGCTGGCACGGCACGCTCGTCCTGCCGCCGGCCGCCTCCGAGGCCGAGGTGATCGCCGAGCTGCGCGGCCTGGCCGACCGCAACACGGTCAACGTCTCGATGATCGGCCTCGGCTACTACGGCACCCACACGCCGGCCGTGATCCGCCGCAACGTGCTGGAGAGCCCCGCCTGGTACACGGCCTACACGCCGTACCAGCCCGAGATCAGCCAGGGCCGCCTCGAGGCGCTGCTCAACTTCCAGACGATGGTCTCCGACCTGACCGGGCTGGCCACCGCAAACGCGTCGATGCTCGACGAGGGCACGGCGGTCGCCGAGGCGATGACGCTGGCGCGGCGGTCGTCGAAGAGCAAGTCCCCGGTGTACGTCGTCGACGCGGACACCCTGCCGCAGACGCTCGCCGTGATCGAGGGGCGGGCCGAGCCGCTGGGCATCACGGTCTCCGTCGTCGACCTGTCGGCGGGCCCGTCCGCCCTGCCCGCGGAGTTCTTCGGGCTCCACCTGCAGTACCCGGGCGCCTCGGGCGCGGTCCGCGACGACGAGGCGCTGGTCGCCGCCGCGCACGAGGTGGGCGCGCTGGTGTCTGTGGCGGCCGACCTGCTGGCGCTGACGCTGCTGCGGGCGCCGGGGGAGATCGGGGTCGATATCGCGGCCGGCACCACGCAGCGCTTCGGTGTGCCGATGGGCTTCGGCGGCCCGCACGCCGGCTACCTCGCGGTGCGCGCCGGGCTCGAGCGGATGCTGCCGGGCCGGCTGGTCGGGGTGTCCCGCGACGCCGACGGGGCGCCGGCCTACCGGCTGGCGCTGCAGACCCGCGAGCAGCACATCCGGCGGGAGAAGGCGACCAGCAACATCTGCACGGCGCAGGTGCTGCTCGCCGTGCTCGCCAGCATGTACGCGGTCTACCACGGGCCCGACGGGCTGCGAGAGATCGCCCGGCGTACGCACGCCTCGGCTGCCCGGTTGGCGGCCGGCCTGCGGGCCGGCGGCGTGACGGTCGAGTCGGACGCGTTCTTCGACACGGTGACCGCGTCGGTGCCCGGGCGGGCGGCGGCCGTGGTCGCGGCGGCGGCGGCCCGGGGGGTCAACCTGCGGCAGGTCGACGCGGACCGGGTCGGCATCGCGTGCGACGAGACCACGACGCCGGCGCACCTGGCGATCGTGTGGTCGGCGTTCGGCGTGCCCGCGTACACGGGCGATGTGTCGTCGGCCCTGCCGGCCGCGCTCTCGCGTACCACCGAGTTCCTGACCCACCCGGTCTTCCACGCACACCGGTCCGAGACGGCGATGCTGCGCTACCTGCGGCGGCTGTCCGACCTGGACTACGCGCTGGACCGCGGCATGATCCCGCTGGGCTCCTGCACGATGAAGCTCAACGCGACCACGGAGATGGAGCCGATCAGCTGGCCGGAGTTCGCCGACATCCACCCGCACGCGCCGGCCGCGCAGACCGAGGGCTACCGCTCGCTGATCACCTCGCTCGAGTCGTGGCTGGCCGAGGTGACCGGCTACGACGCGGTGTCGGTGCAGCCCAACGCGGGTTCGCAGGGTGAGCTGGCCGGCCTGCTGGCGATCCGCGGCTACCACCGCTCGCGCGGCGACCACGAGCGCGACGTGTGCCTGATCCCGTCGTCGGCCCACGGCACCAACGCCGCGTCGGCGGTCATGGCGGGCATGCGCGTCGTCGTGGTGGCCTGCGACGACGACGGGAACATCGACCTCGTCGACCTGGACGCCAAGATCGCCGCCCACGCGTCGCGGCTCGCGGCCATCATGGTCACCTACCCGTCGACCCACGGGGTCTACGAGACCGGCATCGCGTCGCTGTGCGCCAAGGTGCACGACGCCGGTGGCCAGGTCTACGTCGACGGCGCCAACCTCAACGCGCTGGTCGGCTTCGCGAAGCCGGGCCGCTTCGGCGCCGACGTGTCCCACCTCAACCTGCACAAGACGTTCTGCATCCCGCACGGCGGCGGCGGCCCGGGCGTCGGCCCGATCGGCGTACGCGGCCACCTGGCGCCGTTCCTGCCCGGCGACCCGCTGGGCGCGACCGCGTCGCGGACCTCGCACTCGGCCCGCGCCGGCGGCACCGCGGGCGGCGCGGCGGTCTCGGCGGCCCGCCACGGCTCGGCGGGCATCCTGCCGATCCCGTGGGCGTACCTGCGGATGATGGGCGCCGAGGGCCTCACCCGCGCGACCGGCGCGGCGGTGCTCGCGGCCAACTACGTGGCGGTGCGGCTGCGGGAGCACTACCCGGTGCTCTACAGCGGCAACAAGGGCCTGGTCGCCCACGAGTGCATCCTCGACCTGCGCCCGCTCACGAAGGCCACGGGCGTCTCGGTCGACGACGTGGCCAAGCGCCTGATCGACTACGGCTTCCACGCGCCGACGATGTCGTTTCCGGTGGCCGGCACCCTCATGGTCGAGCCGACGGAGAGCGAGGACCTGGCGGAGCTGGACCGCTTCTGCGACGCCATGATCGCGATCCGCGAGGAGATCGCCCAGGTGGCCGCGGGCACGTGGCCGCGCGACGACAACCCGCTCCGCAACGCCCCCCACACGGCGGCCATGGTCTCGGACGACGAGTGGACCCACGCCTACCCACGCTCCGTGGCGGCCTATCCCTTCGGCGTGTCGCGGGTGGGCAAGTACTGGGCCCCGGTCCGCCGCATCGACGGCGCCTTCGGCGACCGCAACCTGGTCTGCGCATGCCCGCCTCCGGAGGCCTTCGAGTAG
- the mgrA gene encoding L-glyceraldehyde 3-phosphate reductase: MTYLAADDRYDSMTYRRAGRSGVRLPAVSLGLWHNFGHGRPFDTQADICRRAFDLGVTHFDLANNYGPPPGSAEENFGRIMARDLKPYRDEMIISTKAGYLMWPGPYGEWGSRKYLISSLDQSLKRMGLDYVDVFYHHRPDPDTPLEESMGALDHAVRSGRALYVAISNYSSAQTAEAVRILRDLGTPLLLHQPSYSMLNRWIERDNLLDTLEEAGAGCIAYSPLQQGLLTDRYLDGVPADSRVATGGFLKESALDEQTMRVVRELNEIARERGQTLAQLALAWALRDERMTSLIIGASSVAQLEDNVGALADLKLSPQELDAIDGALTDPA; this comes from the coding sequence GTGACCTACCTCGCCGCCGATGACCGTTACGACTCGATGACCTACCGCCGGGCCGGCCGCAGCGGGGTCCGGCTCCCCGCCGTCTCCCTGGGCCTCTGGCACAACTTCGGCCACGGCCGCCCCTTCGACACCCAGGCCGACATCTGCCGCCGGGCGTTCGACCTGGGCGTCACGCACTTCGACCTGGCCAACAACTACGGGCCCCCGCCCGGCTCGGCCGAGGAGAACTTCGGCCGGATCATGGCGCGCGACCTGAAGCCGTACCGCGACGAAATGATCATTTCCACCAAGGCCGGCTATCTGATGTGGCCGGGGCCCTATGGCGAGTGGGGTTCCCGCAAATATCTGATCTCGTCGCTGGACCAGTCGCTCAAGCGGATGGGTCTCGACTACGTCGACGTGTTCTACCACCACCGGCCCGACCCGGACACGCCGCTGGAAGAGTCGATGGGCGCGCTCGACCACGCGGTCCGCTCGGGGCGTGCGCTCTACGTCGCGATCTCCAACTACAGCTCGGCGCAGACCGCCGAGGCGGTCCGGATCCTGCGCGACCTGGGTACGCCGCTGCTGCTGCACCAACCCTCCTACTCGATGCTGAACCGGTGGATCGAGCGGGACAACCTGCTCGACACGCTGGAGGAGGCGGGGGCGGGGTGCATCGCCTACAGCCCGTTGCAGCAGGGCCTGCTGACCGACCGCTACCTCGACGGCGTGCCGGCCGACTCGCGGGTGGCCACCGGCGGGTTCCTCAAGGAGAGCGCCCTCGACGAGCAGACGATGCGGGTCGTCCGCGAGCTCAACGAGATCGCCCGGGAGCGCGGCCAGACGCTGGCCCAGCTGGCGTTGGCCTGGGCGCTGCGCGACGAGCGGATGACCAGCCTGATCATCGGCGCCAGCAGCGTCGCCCAGCTCGAGGACAACGTCGGCGCGCTGGCCGACCTGAAGTTGTCGCCGCAGGAGCTCGACGCGATCGACGGGGCGCTGACCGACCCGGCCTGA
- a CDS encoding ElyC/SanA/YdcF family protein, with product MKPRRRRWLRALLITAVVLVVAAPAAVVGTGLWLRHTARGHVYALDEVPAAPVVLVLGAQVYPDGTPSPFLAARLDLARQLYDAGTVRAVLVSGDHRQWHYDEPGAMSRWLVERGVPERKVVQDHAGFDTYDSCVRAKKIFGVDRLVVVTQEFHIDRAVALCRDAGIDAVGVGDETVKRFGRAWNYGAFREQLAGVKAAWDVVTGRDPVFLGPRETGVQDALAN from the coding sequence GTGAAGCCCCGCCGCCGTCGCTGGTTACGGGCGCTGCTGATCACCGCCGTCGTGCTGGTGGTCGCGGCGCCCGCCGCCGTGGTCGGCACGGGCCTGTGGCTGCGCCACACCGCCCGGGGCCACGTCTACGCGCTGGACGAGGTGCCGGCCGCGCCGGTCGTGCTGGTGCTGGGCGCCCAGGTCTACCCCGACGGCACCCCGTCGCCGTTCCTGGCGGCCCGGCTCGATTTGGCCCGGCAGCTCTACGACGCCGGCACCGTGCGGGCGGTGCTGGTCTCCGGCGACCACCGGCAGTGGCACTACGACGAGCCGGGGGCGATGAGCCGGTGGCTGGTCGAACGGGGCGTGCCCGAGCGCAAGGTCGTGCAGGACCACGCCGGCTTCGACACCTACGACTCCTGCGTACGGGCGAAGAAGATCTTCGGCGTCGACCGGCTCGTCGTGGTGACGCAGGAGTTCCACATCGACCGGGCCGTGGCGCTGTGCCGGGACGCCGGCATCGACGCGGTCGGGGTCGGCGACGAGACGGTGAAGCGGTTCGGGCGGGCCTGGAACTACGGGGCGTTCCGCGAGCAGCTGGCCGGGGTCAAGGCGGCGTGGGACGTGGTGACCGGGCGCGACCCGGTCTTCCTCGGCCCGCGCGAGACCGGCGTGCAGGACGCTCTCGCCAACTGA